In the genome of Pseudorca crassidens isolate mPseCra1 chromosome 14, mPseCra1.hap1, whole genome shotgun sequence, one region contains:
- the LOC137205749 gene encoding LOW QUALITY PROTEIN: histone deacetylase complex subunit SAP25-like (The sequence of the model RefSeq protein was modified relative to this genomic sequence to represent the inferred CDS: inserted 1 base in 1 codon): MTLLASWDPNYEAQAGPRLVWGPSCGSGTSFSGWTSCHPSFWPLYKAASGRGLRPIXAGHQSGEQAPRDAGFPVTRCEDVFLSDPLLPCGQHAPLHLSQAPQQVMGSLKLLLPPPVMSPWVLPIPSSGCSTAWLSGPELIALTGLLQMSQGEPRSSSPGAPMPPAGPPDPVSDHPGASGGQSCSHCTDPSLPWAPDNQGP, translated from the exons ATGACCCTGCTGGCATCCTGGGACCCCAACTATGAGGCGCAAGCGGGACCTCGGCTGGTGTGGGGACCCAGCTGTGGGTCAGGCACCTCCTTCTCAGGCTGGACCTCATGCCATCCCTCATTCTGGCCTCTGTACAAGGCAGCATCAGGCAGAGGCCTCAGGCCCA TAGCAGGACATCAGAGTGGAGAGCAGGCACCCAGGGATGCAGGGTTCCCAGTGACACGCTGTGAAGACGTCTTTCTTTCTGACCCTCTGCTGCCCTGTGGGCAGCATGCTCCCCTGCACCTGTCTCAGGCCCCTCAGCAGGTGATGGGCTCTCTGAAACTGCTGCTCCCACCCCCAGTAATGTCCCCCTGGGTCCTCCCCATCCCATCCTCTGGCTGCTCCACCGCCTGGCTCAGTGGGCCTGAGCTGATAGCCCTCACTGGCCTCCTGCAGATGAGCCAGGGGGAGCCAAGATCCAGCTCCCCGGGGGCTCCCATGCCCCCTGCTGGCCCCCCAGACCCTGTCTCTGACCACCCAGGTGCCAGTGGTGGCCAGAGCTGTTCTCACTGCACAGACCCATCTCTCCCATGGGCCCCAGACAACCAAGGTCCATAG